The sequence below is a genomic window from Pelecanus crispus isolate bPelCri1 chromosome 10, bPelCri1.pri, whole genome shotgun sequence.
GATAAACACGAGCATTTACAAATGAAGTGTAATAATTGTTACTTGTAACCGAAGTTTGTTCATATTAGGCTGTTAATTTGCTGACCCCCTTCCAAGATGTTTTTAATTATCCCTTTCACTCTTTACCATTTGATTCTTTTCGAGCCGATGGCTGGGGAATACACAGCTGGGGAGATAATAAAGCCTTCCTGTGGCAATTATCGGTGCTCAGGCCACCGTATCTCGTTATTTTGATAGACAGTGAACTTGGCGCGGTTGCCGGCCGGGTTCACGCAGATGTCACGGTCCGTGTTGTAGGTCACAAGCAGGTCAGCGCCCGGCGAGGGGAGAGGGCCGGGTCAGggcgcggccgccgctgccggccaGGGCCGCCCGGGCCCCGCGGAGCCGCGCCGGGAGCCGCGCCGAGCCCCGAGGGCTGCGCGCCTCCGGGGGCGAGGAAGTGCCCCCCGGGGGCCCTCTTGGGCaaggggctgcgggggcgggcagccccgctcccgcaaGGCATCGTACGGGGAGGGAGGGTCCCGCGTGGTGCGTTGgcaggaaaataataattaaaagtgACACCTTCCCCCCAAACGCACACACGCAACTTCCAGCGTTTATTGAGCTTATCTGGgagcaaggaagggaaaaggaaacaaaaacgcaaaggggaaaaaaaaaaaagcgagcACGATAGTTTATTGGTAGCAGCCGTGCCCAGCGGAGCgctccgccgccccgcagccgcggGCCGCGCCCGGCGCCTCTTCCCCAGCGGCCGCGTCCCCCGGACGGCGCCTCCCGCAGCCCAGCGAGCCcagcctccccgcagccccgccggccgcaGCCGCCGCTCCATCCCGGAGAGCAACCCCCGGCGCCTGCCCGCCGCCTCCGGGAGGGagcccctccgcgccccggcTGCAGGCGGCGTGCCCGGCCGGTGCCGAGCGCCCCTTCCCGGCCGCGCAGCCCCGACGGCCCCGGGACGCCGGCGAGCCCCGGGCGAGGGCGGGCAGCAGGTCccggggagaggagccgggcACGGCGGCTTGGGTGTTTCCTTTCCGCGCTCACCTCCCTTTCCCTCGGTGACCCGCGCCTGAACCTGCACCGGGAGGCTGAGACGGACTGCTGCCCGCGGCTCCGTCCTCCGCGGCCGGGCAGAAATACAAGCCGGGCCTTTCGAGGTGAGCCAGGGGGCAGCGGAGGCTCCTCCGCCGACGCGGCGGCACAGCTGCGGCTCTGCCCGACGGGCCACCGGGCTCCCCCAGCGCGggggcccgcccggcccccaCCAGCACCGGCCCGGCTTCTCCCGGCCCCCCTCGCTCGCCGTTCCcggccggcggcagcagcgggcgAGCGAAGGAGCTCCGCAGCCTGCAGAGCGCGCCGGCACCGGCCGGGGAGCGCCCCCGGGGGTGGGTGTCTCCGGGCTGCCGGGCGCTGCAGCGGGGCGTTTCTCTGCCTCGGCGCAACCCGCTGGTCTCTATCGAGCATCGGCGATAAATCcgagggggcggccgggccccggctGTCGGCCGCGTCCCGCCGCCCGCTCGCTGAGCGCGGTGCAGCGCGGAGCCGGCCCCGAGCCGCGGCCGGCAGCACCTTTCCCtcgccggcggcgggcaggatGCGCCGCGCAGAGCAAACGGTTAAAGATTTCGGGGGGAGGAGCCAGGCCGCAATCCGCAATTAAAGATGAACTTTGGGTGAACTAATTTATCGGACCAAGGTAGGGTGGGCAGCAACCTGGGAAGGGTATAAAAGGCGGCCCGCGGCGAGCAGGGCCCGCGCACTCGCAGctcccggggggccgggctggaCTCGCTCCCCAGCCATGGGCTTCTCCGCCCTGGTCGCCAGCGCCCTGTGCACCTTCCTGCTGCCCCTTCTGCTCTTTCTGGCCGCCGTCAAGCTCTGGGACCTGTACTGCGTGAGCGGCCGCGACGCCAGCTgcccgctcccgctgcccccgggcACCATGGGGCTCCCCTTTTTCGGGGAGACGCTGCAGATGGTGCTGCAGGTAAGGGGAGGCGATGCCGCGGAGAAGCGCCCGGCTCCTCCTCTGGCTGCAGGGGAGAGGGATGAGCCGCGGCTTCGCCGGGCTCCCGTGCCCAGGTGGgagagagctgctctccctgcctctcctcctttctaaaatgtattttgttatttccCCTCCCCTGTCCAGAGGCGGAAATTCCTGCAGATGAAGCGCAGGAAATACGGCTTCATCTACAAGACTCACCTCTTCGGGCGGCCCACGGTGCGGGTGATGGGCGCCGAGAACGTGCGGCACATCCTGCTGGGCGAGCACCGGCTCGTCTCCGTGCAGTGGCCCGCCTCGGTGCGCACCATCCTGGGCTCGGGCTGCCTCTCCAACCTCCACAACGGGCAGCACAAGCACCGCAAAAAGGTACGGCCCCGacggcgggcggggagcgggcgcgGCCGCCCCAGGCGCGGCGGCTGAGCCTgtgtccccttcctcctcctcctcctcgtcccccCGGGCAGGTGATCATGCGGGCCTTCTCCCGGGACGCCCTGCAGCACTACGTGCCCGTCATCCAGGAGGAGGTGAGCGCCTGCCTGGCACAGTGGCTGGGTGCCGCCGGGCCCTGCCTGCTGGTGTACCCCGAGGTGAAGCGCCTCATGTTTCGCATCGCCATGAGGATCCTGCTGGGcttccagccctgccaggccaGCCCCGACGGCgagcagcagctggtggaggCCTTCGAGGAGATGATCCGCaacctcttctccctccccattgACGTGCCCTTCAGCGGGCTCTACCGGGTAAGGCTCCTGGCGGGCCGGGAGGAGAGGGGTGCCCCCGCAGCCAGGGCAGCGGGGAATGGATGGGAGGGACAGCAGTATTGGCCGAAATCCCACTTGCTCTCCCTGCCGCCTGGCCAGGGCTTGCGGGCGCGCAACATCATCCACGCCAAGATTGAGGAGAACATCCGCGCCAAGATGGCCCGCAAGGAGCCTGAGGGCGGCTACAAGGATGCACTGCAGCTGCTGATGGAGCACACGCAGGGCAACGGGGAGCAGCTCAACATGCAGGTGGGGTTCCCCAGGGCCAGATCCGtccctttcccccagcccctctgtcAGCAGCATGCTTATCTTGTGGGGCCAGAAGGAGAGAGCAGGAGGCTCGGCCCCCTCTCCCCATGCAATAGACCAGCTCGTGTACTGCACTGGGGTGCAGAGGCTGCGACCAGGCTGTTGATGGGGAGCGCGGGACCAGGGCCATGTCTCCAGGGAGCATAAGCAGCACCCCCATCCTGGGCCCTGGGTGtctgctccagcctgggagTGATGCACAGTGATGTGGTGGTGGAGTGGGCCTGGTGGAGATAATGTATTTGAAACCTATTTTGTGTTCCTCTGTCCTCTGCATAAGGAGCTGAAGGAGTctgccacagagctgctgtttggGGGCCATGAAACGACTGCTAGTGCTGCCACATCGCTGATCGCCTTCCTAGGGCTGCACCATGATGTCCTGCAGAAAGTGAGGAAAGAGCTGCAGGTGAAGGTGTGTGTCTCCCCTGGAGCCATTTCACAGGAGCGGGCAGTGGGAAGGTATCTCCAGGAGAGGTGTCCCAGACAGGGCTCCCCTCGACCCAGGTGGTGCCCTTCTTTTAGGGGCTGGCAGGAAAACGCCACTCGCTGAGGggcagctgctttgcagtgcCAGGAGCCCTGGCCACCTGCTCCATAAAAGTCATGGCAGCATCTTCCTTTCTAGGGGTTACTGTGCAGTCCCAACCAAGAGAAGCAGCTGGACATGGAGGTCTTGGAGCAGCTGAAGTACACGGGCTGTGTCATCAAAGAGACCCTCAGGCTGAGCCCTCCTGTTCCTGGAGGATTTCGAATCGCGCTCAAGACCCTTGAGCTAAATGTAAGCGGGGCTTGGGCTCGACTCCTCAGCGCAGCTGCAAAGTACTAGTGCGTTCACGTAGCCCATCCACCTTAGTGACCTGCAGGAAGCCAGGAGGGGAGGTGGGGTGCACCGACATGTCCCATGCTGACGCTTCGCCTTATTTAACAGAGCAAAGCGCTTCatgtctcctttctcttcttttgatAGGGTTACCAGATCCCTAAAGGTTGGAATGTTATTTACAGTATCTGTGATACCCATGATGTGGCAGACCTCTTTACCAACAAGGATGAATTTAACCCGGATCGCTTCATGTCTCCATCTCCAGAGGATTCTTCTAGGTTCAGTTTCATTCCTTTCGGTGGGGGCTTGAGGAGCTGCGTGGGCAAAGAGTTTGCAAAAGtccttctaaaaatatttacagtggaGTTGGCTCGGAGCTGCGACTGGCAGCTGCTGAATGGACCTCCTACGATGAAAACAGGCCCCATAGTGTACCCTGTGGACAATCTGCCTACCAAATTCATAGGTTTCAGCGGCCAAATCTGAGAGCTCAGTGCTTGCCTCCGGCTGGATTTCTGTATAGCATCTAAATGTACATAGCAACTTTTTATAGTAATGAAGgcctttaaatatttaaacttgtAAATGTACAATAGTTATTTATGTCtcctaaatatttcaaaaggctatgatatttttttccccaagcactACAATTATGGGTCTCTGATTCATAATTAGATAATGTTATTTCTATAGAAATAAGTCTTCCCctatttaaaaatcttactGAAAGCTGGCCAGCTAAACATTTGAAGACATTTGACCATGGTGTGTGTATTAAGAATTATTCTTAAAGACGTTTGAAACTGATAACTAGCTGCTCCTCCGAATTACCTAAAATCGTTATTGTTTGAGGatgttttcagtattatttgTGTCTAGATCTTATGTTTAATGTGTGAATTTTAAGTTTGataataaagtttattttttatgatcTGCTGTATGAAGATCTGCGTGTATGCTAGAGAGTAGCTTAACCAATGGGTCTGGATGTAAAGTCAGATCTAGTTTTGTGAATGAGTTTTTTGCTATTTCTATGCTCGTAACTTTCCTCTGCCTCCTACCCCCAATGTGGTTCCCACTTGTGAATAGTAAATTGTTTTAAGTTTTAGCCTGTAAGTGGCAAGAGGAGTGCAAAAACATACACACTCACTGAAAACACTATGGAGCGATAGCAAGTGCTACAGGTCTCCTTAGCAAGCACACAATCTTGAGCCATAGTAAATAAGAAAGTAAAGGGAAGCAAAAGAATAATGTGTAACATGAGTCTTTTCCTGTAGCTAGAGAAAATAggttgaggggggaaaaaaaaatgccatgaaGGTCCTCTGCTCCCATATTACTGCTGACCACTGGATCTTGTTCTGTGTTGAGTCTGCTGGCTATGAATCTTTACTTACTAAGGTGTCTCTTACGAGCTGGTAGAGCAAATAAAATCTGCTGTGATTTCTTCTTGAAATGCGACAGCTCTGACTAGGTCAGTGACAGAGCATGCATTTGGT
It includes:
- the CYP26A1 gene encoding cytochrome P450 26A1, whose translation is MGFSALVASALCTFLLPLLLFLAAVKLWDLYCVSGRDASCPLPLPPGTMGLPFFGETLQMVLQRRKFLQMKRRKYGFIYKTHLFGRPTVRVMGAENVRHILLGEHRLVSVQWPASVRTILGSGCLSNLHNGQHKHRKKVIMRAFSRDALQHYVPVIQEEVSACLAQWLGAAGPCLLVYPEVKRLMFRIAMRILLGFQPCQASPDGEQQLVEAFEEMIRNLFSLPIDVPFSGLYRGLRARNIIHAKIEENIRAKMARKEPEGGYKDALQLLMEHTQGNGEQLNMQELKESATELLFGGHETTASAATSLIAFLGLHHDVLQKVRKELQVKGLLCSPNQEKQLDMEVLEQLKYTGCVIKETLRLSPPVPGGFRIALKTLELNGYQIPKGWNVIYSICDTHDVADLFTNKDEFNPDRFMSPSPEDSSRFSFIPFGGGLRSCVGKEFAKVLLKIFTVELARSCDWQLLNGPPTMKTGPIVYPVDNLPTKFIGFSGQI